The window TGATGATACTACactgtttttttatacattccCTTATTTCTGTTGCTCCTGCAGATATTATGTTCTCTGCAGCTCTATAAGATGTAGATTTAGAGCACATAAAGTTTGCTACAGAACCACAACCAATGAAAATGACACTTCTAATCAAAGCTGTATGTTGGTCTGGTGCTATACCCTTATAAATCGTCGCTAGTGTGACTAAAAGAACTTAGATAATCTAAACCATTGTTATCTAACTCTgcaaatttttctatatttgatttgctttttttatttcttccaaCAGAATACTCATATCTTTTATCTTTTCCTCCAAGACTTCCTTTCCTTTCCCTAAGCTGGTCTTTTAAGAAAGCAAGATCTTCTTCCTTGTCTTTCACTTTTCTCATTTTATCTTTTAGCATTTCCTCAAACATAACATGAGGATGTTTTCCAATCCAAAATACTTTATTCATTTGTTCTTCaaataaatgtctttaatacTTCAgcaagatttttcttttatcttttaatttcacccactctttaaacaatttttcaactttaatcctttaaaaaataacatttgctTGTATAAAGGTTTATGGATTAAACAGATTTAGAGTTCAATGATAAAACTTAGCTTAGCTTTTATATTATAAGCACTTTAAATCCACCATGTATCCAAGGATCCATTAGTTTAGATTGTATGCAGCAGCCAGACTGATCAACTGGGCAGTTAGGTATGAAAGAGGAACTTTTGTTAGGATAACCTACTAAGCACTTCACTTTTGCTTCACATTTTGATTTTCGTAGAAAgagataatattaaattatttctttagcAGTTGCAAATTTCTTTGCTGGaagttttatgataaattttttaactaaaaatatttcatccaATCTAttacttctaattttttttttcagtggcattttaataatttttttattttcaatatgaaaaacaaagtttaatcatatatcatatatttcaataaaacatcatttactgaaaagatttaaaactttatttaaaaaaatatataaataagtacagggtaaaaaaaatattttttgttatatatttatggaTTTTGgggttttttaaaacagttttaagaatttttttttttttttttgagaatagagcccattttatttagattaactAGGTCTTTACAAACAgaaatatgaaaaagaaatttgaaaattttaatgttaagacTTTCTCCAAACTCTTTTGAAAATGGTACATAACGCTATAAAAATTGCCCTTTTTACCCCCTGGAAGGACTcttaagattttcaaaaatataaaataaaaaaatccttagTACTAAATCATGGTCTTGGCAGATGATAAGCTAAGGCTCTTGTTTTTTCAGACATGactattttttgttctttatatttattcttaactttttcactgGTAGTTATTCTCTTTTATACTagtatatttaacatttgtattttaaaacatgtagtaaagaaacaaaaaaaaaattgaacacaaAAAATTTAGTAGCGTTTTAATTAGACGAGAGTCGCtaattactgcatataaattttcGCTAATAAtactgattcctgttatcaccacataaattcaattcaaaaaaaacaaacaaagcaaCTTTAAGACAACCTACATTTTGGAAATCTTTGGTATGCTCATCTTATCCTAATATATATCTTcttccctatatatatatatatatatatatatatatatatatatatatatatatatatatatatatatatatatatatatatatatatatatatcatctcatcttccctatatatatatatatatatatatatatatatatcatctcatcttccctatatatatatatatatatatatatatatatatatatatatatatatatatatatatatatatatatatatatatatatatatatatatatatatatatatatatatatatatatatatatatatatatatatatatatatacatacatacatatatacatatacatatatatatatatatgtatatacatatatatgtatatatatatatatatatatatatatatacatatatatatatatatatatatatatatatatatatacatatatatatatatatatatatatatatatatatatatatacatatatatatatatatatatatatatatatatatatatacatatatatatatatatatatatatatatatatatatatatatatatatatatatatatatatatatatatacagtattggacaaaacatttgcaaccaacatcgaacaatgctaaaaagtgttcctaattttacatgtcttaaaaacgaaacgaaccatactaccacagcaaacagttcaggagtctggagtcatagcatgccattacatgagcaatcagctgacaggtgacagcacacaggcagaatttcgttgacaagtgccattttgtagcggacaaaacaagtgcaacatttttggtttgtttcattttcttaagtctggtccgtgtcaacgtcacggaagttttttaataattaaaggaagtattcAGAAGTTTcaagaagtttccagaagcttccagaagtttccagaaaaAGTATCTGGAAACATCCAGTAGCATCCAGAaatatccagaaacattcagaagcatccagaagcttccagaagcatcgaaaagaagcatctagaatctttcagaacaggttcacacaggttcattttactatataagagacatgtaaatcGACACGCAATTCAGTCaatatatggaagtcaatcagtcagtattatcaagacagtttatcgaagtgagttttatcaaagtgttttatcgaaaaacatcaatacaagaagtgaaatacaacaagtgtttcattacatcgatacagtccacatccaaccaagacgttgagttccacagagcattattgtatcatcacaaggcaaatgtaacacggtaagccttgagaagcgtgattatttatttttattatttttatgacttcaagtgcaaaaatggatCCCGACaatcttggattggaactaagaaagaaaattatcggtgattacgtaagtggaatgtcacaaaaaagtatttgtgatgaatatcgcgtgaaaaaatggaccgtatcaagactatgttccaaatatcgttctacggggaagttggcagcagataacaaaggtggaagactgcgttccaccacttctagagaggattctatgatcgtcagatccgtcaagaaggatccctggatatcatcagtcgagaaacaaaagcaattagagctgccggtatcggaccgaacaatcagacgacgtgctgttgaagccggattgttttctcgacgccctgcaaagaaaccgctgatttcactaaaaaaccagaagaaaagactcctgtttgctacatctcatattgactggaatgtgcaaaaatggcgaactgtcctgttccgtgatgaatcaaagttcaacaaaattaatcgtgaaggtgttcgtaataaggatcaactgtttgaacaaatccaaaaggcctgggcagcgattccacaaagtttcattgatcacctgatcgaatatatgcctcgaagatgcaaggctgtgatcgacaacaaaggatttggtacgaaatattgatagcaaaaAACAGCTTGGCCAACATTTTGtcgagttgcacttgttttgtccagaaggaaatcaactttttttaatacttttgattaatttattaattttcgtgtacaaataatgaactttgtgatgaataaaacttgaagaactttgtctctaaacagttacatagttatttctctaaattgaaaaaatgcagcacttttatataaagaaactaagtttgcattatttggttgcactcgttttgtccgatactgtatatatatatatatatatatatatatatatatatatatatatatatatatatatatatatatatatatatatatatatatatatatatatatatatatatatatatatatatatatagggaagATAGGGAagattgctcactttttttgctaatcTAAATCGACacagcttttttagaaaatgaagaataaaagaaaagattgctgccccatgcaaaatcctcagtcgatgtagcagcactccgctGCGAATCagcctatttgtcagtcaatgtatgtactgaaccCCCGGCAGCAGGCAATTATTACAATCATAATTTCATATTTACAGTATGACAGTATCACACTGCTCACCTAAACCAGCACTATAAGATATTACATATTTCCATAGGGCCGTGAAAAAAGTTTGGGGGTCCGGAGCATCTTTAAATTTGGGGCCCAAACCCTCCCCTCTGTCtcacaccaaaaaaaaaactcgttcaaatttttatattatacttatatattagtATGTTGCTCCAGTTTAAGTTATATCTAGATaacatttgttttcaaaatagcATTACAACAAGCAAAATAGCGTTATAAtagcaaaatttcaaaaatgaaaaaaaattgttttcaaaatagaaaaaactgtCAAACGTGTAACAAGTTCTTTGTGCAAATTCAAATagaaatgatatttaaaatctttaagtcaaaagctttttgttgaataaatcaatatattctTATATGTATAAAACTAAATCCCTGTTAGTCAATTGAATAATCatgtaagatattttttttcactgatTGTTGTTTTcctttacttaaaatataaatgtttagcaAATAATGGAAGATAAACATAGAagaattaaaattgatatagaGACTTTGAAAATAGGGGCAATACTACGGATAAAGAAGTGGGTTGTgaaagtgtgtgtgtgtggaggAAGGGGGGGGGGCAATTTTTACTAGAGCAACGTACTGGTATATAcacattgttattttttttgttttttgtttgaaaaactcTTTAATCACATTATAGAATTCAAGATTTCGTTCTAATAGATACTCAAGACTCAAAATTTCACTGGTTTGTTCTTCTTCCATGGTTGGGagaaaaaatagcaaattcactGAAAGTAATGTTGATTTCTTTGGATTGGGAAATCTGCGCCGGTGACTTTCCACCATTTGAAACAAATTAGAGGCGTAGTAAggaggagggggagggggtggTCGCTCCGGGCACAACTCTGAGGGGAGGCGCcaagaaggagaaaaaataataaaaaataaatgaattcaCAACTCAGATCAAGAGCCAAGAACTGCTCAGTGACTAACAGTAACACAGCTGAATTAAAGAGCAAGTTCAAGAACAAGAGCCAGTCAGCCAGAACCCGAACCATGAGGAACAAGCAACcccaagaaaatttaaaataatcccAAACCTAAGATCTTCTTAATGTGTTGACGTCTTTAAAAGTAgccatgttttatttttactttttattttttctaaaacgtaaaTAAACAGTGGTCAAACGGTTActgttcatttaatttttaacggGGAAAAAACTGACATATTCTGAATTGCAATGGTTTTACACGTGACGTTATTCTGTTTGTACTTTTAGAGTGGTCAGACAaacactgtttttttaaaatttaaatagctacaaataaataataaaaggaaaaaacattgttttcaaaaaatgtaacaaattttaaaacactaatttttatttatatttcagcTGTATTTATCGAAATGACCGTAAGGGCATTTTTTCTGAAAGGTCGAACTTTCAAGGCcgttgaaaactttttttgatgcttgAGCTAAGCAACATTGAAACATTAAGAAAACTCTATGTTTAAGTATGTCCATATATATGAGGAATGAGGATGCTACGCGAAAAATTGCGGTGATTGAAGACTGGGAGCAACAAAAACCACAAaacatttgttattattttttttaattttaaattttatttatattcattgacaaatttcaaatttgattcAATAGGTTAAAGGTTGCGTCTGATTTTAATAGGaaacaagttttaattaaaaatgacttaaatttATTATGGGATGATTCCAAAATTAGTGAAAGTGATAAGATTGTTTATGaaaactttcagaaaaatattaagtttaatgGTTTAATGTATGAAGTTGAATTGCCTTTTAAAACAGATCATCCGGTGATAGGCGACAATTACAATTTATGCAAGTCTAGGTTTTTAGCATTAGAGAAAAAACTTGCATGCGATAGAGATTTATTTGCAtcttacaataatattattaaggaTCAATTATCTAAAGGCATTATTGAGAAAGTCTctaattttgaatcaaatattGGTGACGTTCACTATTTACCTCACCGCCCTGTTATACGTGAAGATAAACTAACTTCAAAGGTGCGTATAGTTTTCGATGCAAGTGCTTGCACATCTGGTCCTTCGTTAAATGAGTGTCTATTTTCAGGACCATCACTTACAACTTCATTATATAGTATACTTTTACGTTTTCGTGCAAAGCGGATCGCTATAATTGCCAATATTGAGAAAGCTTTTTTAAACATCGCATTAGCTGAAAAGCATCGTGACTTTGTAAGATTTCTAAGGTACAAAGACTTATTTGATTttgacaataataatttaaaaagtgctgATTTAAGTGTTTATCGACTGTGTCGAGTTTTGTTTGGCGTGACCTCTTCTCCTTTCTTATTATCTGCGACCTTAATTAATCACGCTAAACATTATGCTGCGAACGATTTTGAATTTAGCAAGAAATTAACTCAATCGTTACATGTAGATGATTTAAATGCAAGTTTCGATTCTGTAGTCGAAggacttttattttataataaagcgAAATCGCGTTTAAGAGAAGGAAATTTTTACCTTAGAAAATTCGACTCAAATTCAATGGAGCTTAATAGTTTAATCAAAGAGGAAAATCCAACCTCAAGTGACATAACCAAAGTTCTTGGTTTAAAATGGGATAAAATGaagataactttattttttcctttcaggatttattatatttagtgGACAATGAACCTTCTAAAAGAAGTATTCTTAGATTCATTGCAAGTTTTTATGATCCTTTGGGATTAGTGAATCCCATTATTGTAAGATGTATGATATTATTTCAGTCGATTTGTAAGTTAAAGTTAGGTTGGAATTCACTTATAGGAGATGATATATTGATTGAATGGaatgatattattaatgatttagGTTCAGTACCTTTTATTTGTGTTCCAAGATGGTATAGTAAGTGTGTAGACAACATccaaaacattaaatttgagTTATATGGTTTTTGCGATGCGAGCCTAAAAGCGTATGGatgttgtatttatttaaggAGTAGCGCTGATAGAGTTGCAAATTCTTGTCTAGTTACTTCTAAATACTATTCCTAAGTTAGAATTAAGGGCAATGTTATTATTAgctaatttgtttttagttgtaTACAAagaattatcttgttttttaaatatttcttgtaTCAAGTTATTTTCTGATTCTATTATTTGTCTTAATTGGGtaaacaatgtaaataaaaaatatgaagcaTTTGTTCAAaaacgcttaaaaaaaattcgttcTTTGTatgatattaatttttggaGATATATTGAAAGTGAAAGAAATCCCGCGGATATTATATCTCGCGGATGTAGATTTagtacttttcaaaaaaacgaCCTTTGGTTTAAAGGTCCAAGTTTTCTattcaatgattttatttcatggCCTTCATTTGATTTAAGCAAGCAAGGAGATTCTCTGTCTGAAGTCGCAACTTTAATTACTTCAGAACATTCTATagttaatttagattttatgaatatcaagaattttaaaacatacgATCGTCTTCTTAAGGTTACAGCTTTAGTTTTACGTTTTGTtcgcattattaaaaaagaattcaataatgatttttatacaataactACTTTAGAACTAAATAATGCGGAATTGTTGTGGATTAAATTTATTCAGAAAAGCATATTTAATAGTGAGTCTTACAACCAACTTAAAAGAGATTTAGGATTTTTTACTGTTGAGGAATTAATTCTTTGTAAAGGTCGTCTTAGTAACGCACCGATTCCCTTTGATTCTAAGTTTCCTATATACTTACTTATTAAGAGTTacctttcaaatttaattatattacacTATCATTATATTACTAAACATGGTGGTGTTAAAGAAACACTAAATGAATTGAGAACTAAGTTTTGGTTGTCAAAAGCTCGTAGTCTAATTAAGACTATAATTAGAAATTGTCACGTTTGCAGAAGATTTGACAGTAAACCCTATAAATATCCGAATTTTCCGCCTCAACCCTAATCGAGAGTTAGTGATAAATATGCATTTAAGTACGTTGGAGTAGATCTTTGCGGTCcaattatgattaaaaatatttatgaatctAATATGATGTACAAAGCGTGGATATTTGTCGCTACATGTTGTAGTACACGTTTTCTTTATTTAGATTTGGTGCCCGATTGTTCAGCAGAAACTTGCATTCGTGGTCTTCGGCGCTTTATTAGTCGCTTTGGCGCACCCTTACAATTCATAAGTGATAATGGTTCTAACTTCTCTGCGGAAGAAACTCAAAGCTCGACGAGTTTACGACGTATACGATGGTGTTTTAACGTTCCAGCAGCTCCTTGGTGGGGAGGGATATTCAAAAGAATGATCCGAACCACCAAGAGAGTGATTAAAAAAGTGCTTGGAACATCAAGAGTAACTTACAAAGAAATGACTACAATTCTGGCTGAAATTGTTGTTACTATTAATAACCGGCCGATTACATTTCTTTACGATGTGCCTGGTGACGAACCACTGACCCCAAATCATCTCGTGTTTGGGAGAAAATTACCTTTAGAATCTGCGAATCTTAGTAACTTTTTACCTACAGACCAATTTGATgataagcaaaaatatttacaccAAAAAGcaattttggatttttattgGCATATCTGGAAAGGAGAATATTTAACAAGTTTACGAGAGTTGCATAAAAGCGTGACACATCGAAGTTGGGGATTTCAAATGAAAGTCGGCGATGTTGTGATAATCGACAATCCAAAGGTTCCACGTTCAGTGTGGAAAATGGGCGTTATACAAAGGTTGCGATATTCAAATGATGGTCAAGTACGTGCTGCCGAAATACGTGTCATCTCTGGCGATAgatctattattattaaaagaacagCGAATAAACTTTATCTGTTAGAAAGACATTACTATATTGATGAACAATCAACTCAAGTAACATTTGTGAGTGAAAAGaacattgaaatttaaaataacaatttaaaagtgcCGGCCGCAGTGTTGCGTTAGTTTGCTAACGCAGCAGCCAGTTggtttcttgtttttatatatatataagagaaaGCGCTCCTTTCTCGCTCTCTTGCTACTTTACTCTCTTGCGTTTATACTACAACGTGTGACTTGGCGTATTCACTTGGCGTGATCCAAGGTTTATTGTAAATAACGAGTCGTATCTTCAAGAAATATATTGTAAAGTAATCTTATCAACGTGATTTATTATTAGAGTCCCTTCTAAACTCTTTTGTTGTTCGGCTTTTATGATCTTATAAAGTTTATACCCTCAATTTGAGGGTGGGTGGGTGGggtgtaaactttataaaagtcTCAAAAGTATAGGTAAAAGACCGTAATTTAGTCAAAATGGATTTTCTCTGTAACATAACAACggaaaaagtttgataaatacTACGGAATTTTTTTACAGATAGATATCAAttgatatctttatttttaaccattgttaaaaaataaaggtatcAAGCTGTTTGTGCTGGACAATAACCGGATTACtgtttttgagaaaatttaagTTGAAAGTTCGCATTATTTAAAGATGTTGTAAATTCAGTATGATGAAGAGAGGGAGGGGGGGGAGGAGGAGGTTGCAGCATGGGCATTTGCCCcccaaataatttttcaaataaataatcttgaaaaaattgactgaaaaaatgaccaaaaaaaaaacaacccttAAAACTATTTCTGGGCCCCTAATCTAGCATTGCCCCCTCCCCTcccaatataatttttgttcctacgGGCCTGGAAGAAGTTAGTGGttattttcagattttaaatGCATAATTCAATTTAGATTACAGTTACAAAGTTTCAcgttaaaaacattataataactctttagaaataaaaaatagaaacatagctcaaaaaatcaaaaagttacaATTTCTTAGTTAAATATCAAATTCTGTATCTGCTTTTCGTTTGGGGCAAAGTGGAActgtttttagcattttttttaagcatttccAACGTGTTTGCAATAACAACCTGTGAACTATTTCTTAAACTGCTTTGCAAACATTTGCTGCTCTCACTTAGAAAggaaaaataattcaagttatttagtgaagttttttattgttcagCCTAACTATTATGTCAAATAAATCCGTAAGATAGTATccgtaataatatatatatatatatatattttttttttaatttaagtttacaaTGTTAGTCGTGTTACATAATTCATAAGCCGTAATACATAAACATAAGTCGTAATACAATTAcgcaaataatataattcagCGTACTAACAATATAAACCAAGGTTTCCAAAAGAAGAAGAAAGTTCAGTTTATAAACATCTAGAACcttcatataatcaaaaaaatattttgaatgtgaAAAGGGATCCGCAAAATTTACTACGcggattgcatgtttctgacggcgataaagatgttgtaatttacttttatccgTACTTCCCCAGGCGATGATTGCATAATCTATATAAttgtgtataaatgaataatagagttgggttaggttttttttgtttagataatttcgggctttgtataaaatgccaatgtttttagaaatttttgtgcttatatgatcaatatgttttctccaagtaatattctcatcaagataaacacctaagaattttataacagtatttctttttattatcgtttcatcaatataaatttgaggcatattacttggtaaaaaacgttttttgccGCAGGAGTGAAAgataatccattttgttttgttaatatttaaagttaatttattagctttgaaCCAATTAGAAATGAGATTGAGTTCTTTGTttgtagttgaaaagagttcatAAACATCAGTatgggataaaaaaaaaattagtatcatcagcgaacattatacttttcaatttggaaGCATTGTTTAAGTCGTTTACATAGATTAAAAGTAGTAGTGGTCCGAGAATAGAACTttgtggaacaccacaggtTATGCTCAGGGGTTCACTTTGCTGACCATCATTACTATACACATGTTGTTTtcgatttgttaaatagcttttaaaccattttaaaattttattgtttaaaccataatgtttaatttttttgattaaaattcagtgatcgaccgtatcaaaagcttttgataggtcaataaaaacacctagtgtatattgagatttttcaaaagattcagagatgttatgtataaattgaataatggcATGTTCAGTTGAACTTCCTTTTCTGAAACCATACTGATTGTCATGAAATAAgttgttgtaattaaaataattgtatactcTGTTGAagataattctttctaaaattttagaaaatatagaaagaacagAGATAGGACGATACTTACTGATATTGGATCTGTCGCCTTCGTTATGGATAGGGGTAACTCTGGCAAGTTTTAAACGTTCAGGAAAAATACCTTGATGAATTGAtactctgaaaattttaaaaagaacatttttttaattgttcgtaGCAATCTATAACAATATTCCCGTTTATTTCATATGCACCaggtgctttattttttttaaggatttgaaagctttttcaaactcatCAAATGATAGTTCGGCAGATAATTCTTCAGAGCAAATATCTTTGTCAATAGGTaccaaaaaatcataaaatgaggTTTGGGTATTTGGTATTTTTCTTGACAGAGTTGATCCAATTtcagtgaaatatttattgaattcatgagCTATTATTTGTGGTTCATACAAGCTATTGTTATCGACTTTCAGCATTTGTAGCAAAGAgcttgagcatgttttttgttttccagtaatttcttttaatacttTCCAAGTGctttttgagtcatttttaactttattaattaatttagtatagtaagtttttttttaaattttttcgaaaagatttttgtaatctttgtaaattttttcactggctggtgtttttgttttcagatatttaatgtatagcttttgttttgttttggatgattttttgaatCCTTTGGTAATCCAGGGAttattaaagtgttttgtttttaatgtaactgTAACAATTGGGAAATTAGATTCGTAAATAGAGGCGAATgtttcaaagaacttttcataaagGTTGTTTGCGTTTTCATTAGAATTTAAGTGTTTCCAATGTAATAATGAGAGCTGATTTTTGAAAGACTCAATATTTGgtggtttaaaaaaacgtttttttataactttacttaATGTTTGTTGTTGTTAGTCAGTGTTTATGGTTAGAAAAATAGGAAAGTGGTCTGAAATATCTATTTTTAAGATGCCCAATTTTATATCACTGTTGAACAAGTCTGTGGAAATAATATTATCCAGCAAGGTTGCTGAATTTTTTGTTACTCTAGTTGGACGATTTATTAAAGGAATTGCTCCAGATTCAAAAATTGCAtcataaaaatttctaactttGTTATCGTCATTGTAGtcaaaacaattcatattaaaatcaccaattagaaagttttttttcttttcgttgTTACCTTTCGCAATAACTTTTTGCTGTAAAAACATGCTCAAATTCTCGCTCACGCCATCTGGCGGTCGATAACAACAgctaattaaaatgttttttgttcgTTCGTTAATAATCTCAATTGTTAATATTTCTCCATCGCCGTCAGAAACGCAAAGATCATTTCTACAGCAATGCCTAATATTTTCATGAACGTAAATTAGAACTCCACCACCACGCTTATTTATTTGCCTTTCAAGAGAAATCATTTCAAAAtgagaaagataaaaattagaatttttattagtgTCGTTTGAGGTAGCccaagtttcagttaagcaaataatattaaaaaagtatttagtttcCTCAAGTAAATTTTGgaacttttcaaaattacaattaatgCTTCTGATTTACGTGTAGAATTCTAATTTGAACGTTGCTTTCCTTGTTAACATTCTTAAATAGAATTCCTTTTAATTCACTTGGATAATAGTAAGAACATTCGATTTttgtatcataaaaataattaatatctgggtCGGAGTTTtcgtgtaataaaaaaaatttcgtttcaaaaaaattaaaggcaAGAGTTTCAAAGTCACTTTTTAAAGCCATGATtagttataacaaataaattaaaaaggagTTCTTTTTAAGAACGAACACATTTACTTCCGAAAttctctataaaaaattttatcatattttataactGCATACTTACCTTCGAGTCGCAGCT is drawn from Hydra vulgaris chromosome 07, alternate assembly HydraT2T_AEP and contains these coding sequences:
- the LOC136082596 gene encoding uncharacterized protein LOC136082596, coding for MDPDNLGLELRKKIIGDYQIMEDKHRRIKIDIETLKIGAILRIKKWVVKNSRFRSNRYSRLKISLVCSSSMVGRKNSKFTESNVDFFGLGNLRRLKVASDFNRKQVLIKNDLNLLWDDSKISESDKIVYENFQKNIKFNGLMYEVELPFKTDHPVIGDNYNLCKSRFLALEKKLACDRDLFASYNNIIKDQLSKGIIEKVSNFESNIGDVHYLPHRPVIREDKLTSKVRIVFDASACTSGPSLNECLFSGPSLTTSLYSILLRFRAKRIAIIANIEKAFLNIALAEKHRDFVRFLRYKDLFDFDNNNLKSADLSVYRLCRVLFGVTSSPFLLSATLINHAKHYAANDFEFSKKLTQSLHVDDLNASFDSVVEGLLFYNKAKSRLREGNFYLRKFDSNSMELNSLIKEENPTSSDITKVLVDNEPSKRSILRFIASFYDPLGLVNPIIVRCMILFQSICKLKLGWNSLIGDDILIEWNDIINDLGSVPFICVPRWYSKCVDNIQNIKFELYGFCDASLKAYGCFVYKELSCFLNISCIKLFSDSIICLNWVNNVNKKYEAFVQKRLKKIRSLYDINFWRYIESERNPADIISRGCRFSTFQKNDLWFKGPSFLFNDFISWPSFDLSKQGDSLSEVATLITSEHSIVNLDFMNIKNFKTYDRLLKVTALVLRFVRIIKKEFNNDFYTITTLELNNAELLWIKFIQKSIFNSESYNQLKRDLGFFTVEELILCKGRLSNAPIPFDSKFPIYLLIKSYLSNLIILHYHYITKHGGVKETLNELRTKFWLSKARSLIKTIIRNCHVCRRFDSKPYKYPNFPPQP
- the LOC136082597 gene encoding uncharacterized protein LOC136082597 — its product is MMYKAWIFVATCCSTRFLYLDLVPDCSAETCIRGLRRFISRFGAPLQFISDNGSNFSAEETQSSTSLRRIRWCFNVPAAPWWGGIFKRMIRTTKRVIKKVLGTSRVTYKEMTTILAEIVVTINNRPITFLYDVPGDEPLTPNHLVFGRKLPLESANLSNFLPTDQFDDKQKYLHQKAILDFYWHIWKGEYLTSLRELHKSVTHRSWGFQMKVGDVVIIDNPKVPRSVWKMGVIQRLRYSNDGQVRAAEIRVISGDRSIIIKRTANKLYLLERHYYIDEQSTQVTFVSEKNIEI